Below is a genomic region from Microbacterium esteraromaticum.
GTGCTGGTGCTCAGCCGCGCCAGCGGCAGGTCACTGGCTGAATCGGTGTACAGACGCTCAAGCCCGGCCTGCGCACGTGAAGCCCTCAGCGCCGTGCTCTTCGCGTCGCCGACGTTGTGGCGAGCGAACCTCGGACCCTGCCGCTGGAACCGGAACTCCGATGCCTGAATGGGCAGCCCCTCGATGCCGATCAGACGCAGGTACTCGGTGGCCAGGTGACGCTCGGTCGCGGTGGTGACGATGGCGGAGCCGTCGCGGTGGGCTCGCCGGAGGGCCTCGATGATCCACGGCGAGGTGTTGCCAGGCCGCGATGCCAGTCGGCGCGCCACCGACCTCACCAGATGCCGATACTCATGCTCCTGCAGACCGGCGAGCGCGATGTGCACGATGGCCCTGTTGCACCGAGGGCGGAGCCGCCCGTGTGCTGGCGCGAGAGCCGCAACGGCGGCGAGGATGGCGATCGGGCAGGCAAGCCATGGCCGCGAGCGCAGGCGCGCGGAGACGACCGCCGCCATCGTGTCCGACCGGCTCAGCACGCCGTCGAGGTCGAAGGCGATGGTCATTCGTCGTCGACTGCTCGTTCGATGATGAGCGAGACGCGATCGGCGCGGTAGACGTCAACGGCGTACTCGACGCACTCCCCGGACTCGATGTACGTCCGGCGAGTGAGCTGCAGCCCGCCGGCGGCCTGGCGCGCGCCGAGGTGGCCGCTGTTCTCGACGTCGAGCACGACGACTTCCAGCTCGGCTGTCGTTCGTGCGAGCCTGAGATGGAACCTGCCTCGCACCTCGTCCCACAGCGATCCGGTCAGATCTCCGTCCAGAAGGCCTGGAACGAGATCAGCGCGATAGTAGGTCGTCTCCACGGCGAGCGGTTCGCCATCCGAGCGACGGAGACGGCGGAGCGCGTATACAGGATGACCAGGCGCCACTCCCAGGCCGGAGGCGATCTCGTCGTCCGCACGACGTTCCTCCGCCCAGAACAGTTCAGCCCCGGGGTGCCGACCGGCGCGCACGACTTCCTGCGAGAAGGAACCGAGACGCAGCTGCACGCGCGGTTCTGACACGAACGTGCCCCGAGTCGCATCACGGCGCACGAGCCCCTCGCGCTCCAGCACGCCAAGAGCTCGGCGCAGCGTCATGCGGCTCACACCCAGCTCGACGCACAGCTCCCGCTCGGGCGGAATCGGTTCGCCCACCTGCAGCTCGGAGGCGCGGATGCGCGAGCGAAGTTCAGCCGCGATGCGCACGTACGCCGGGGTGCTGGCTCTCTCTGTCGCGAGTCTCTCTGTCCGGACGCTCATCACGCTTGACACGCTACCTCCCTTCATCTACCGTACCTTGGTATATACCAAGTTGGTATAGACCAATGAACCCGTCCAATGAAGGCCAGGCAATGGAATCTCCCGAAGCAGTCAGGTCCACCTCCGAAGCGCAGTCCGGCACGCGCATGAAGCGCGAGCTCGGTCTCTACGCCTCCTTTGCCGTCGCGTTCGGCTTCGTCTCGATCGCCACCGGCATCTTCACCACGTACGGTGCCGTTCTCAACAGCAGCGGACCTCGAGGAATCTGGGCATGGCCCATCGCCGTCATCGGCCAGACGATGGTCGCCCTCATCTTCGGCGCGCTCGCCGCACG
It encodes:
- a CDS encoding HAD family hydrolase, yielding MTIAFDLDGVLSRSDTMAAVVSARLRSRPWLACPIAILAAVAALAPAHGRLRPRCNRAIVHIALAGLQEHEYRHLVRSVARRLASRPGNTSPWIIEALRRAHRDGSAIVTTATERHLATEYLRLIGIEGLPIQASEFRFQRQGPRFARHNVGDAKSTALRASRAQAGLERLYTDSASDLPLARLSTSTVLVEPSRRSLRAFEGSGLSFMTARWTAR
- a CDS encoding GntR family transcriptional regulator, giving the protein MSVRTERLATERASTPAYVRIAAELRSRIRASELQVGEPIPPERELCVELGVSRMTLRRALGVLEREGLVRRDATRGTFVSEPRVQLRLGSFSQEVVRAGRHPGAELFWAEERRADDEIASGLGVAPGHPVYALRRLRRSDGEPLAVETTYYRADLVPGLLDGDLTGSLWDEVRGRFHLRLARTTAELEVVVLDVENSGHLGARQAAGGLQLTRRTYIESGECVEYAVDVYRADRVSLIIERAVDDE